ATGATTTATCCTCAGCTTGAAAATAGTTGGCAAAACAAAGAAGCCCACTAAGTTCAACCATATTTGAAATTAGCTCTAGCTAGTTTTTTTCACGAGCTATTATAATTCTTTACAGATATTGTTACATTCCTTTTTTATGGTCTTCAGCCTTCGTAACTAAACACCAGCACAtcaatatatttttgaaaaaacTATAGCGTGACTGTTTAAAGGTATCTCCCACTGTGACTTGGTTACTGTCATTCCACCGACTGCACATCCATGATACATTAGCTCATGTCACGCAAAATTGTTGCCGCATCGTATTGATTTCATATACTTTTACTTCAACTACATTTGATGACCTAAATATGCTTTGGAATATCCAAATATGTTTCACACTCACCACCATTGGTACTCCTGTCGACGATCTACATCAAATGATGATGACGCCCAGTGGCGGAGCTTGAGACCATGTTGGGCGGTCTAGACGGGCACAACATAAGGGAATAGCTTGTGGGCTGGTCTTTCAAGGCCCAAGAGTAGATGTACTATATAGAAATTCTCATGAGCTAGCTGGGCGGGCCATAGCATGGGCTGGCCCTAACGTGGCTCTGCCCCTGGACGTCGCACCACTATTGTTTCGGAAGATTAGATCTGACTGCACGATCCATTTGCACAAGTCGTCGATCAAAGCCAAACCAATCTACAAGATAGTCATCACGAGGGGCTGCGCGCCTCTGTCATTCCGCTTGCGTGACGTCAACCCACCTGGAACGACACGCCACTGTTGTTTCGGAAGATTAGATCTAACCACACGATCCATTTGCAGAAGTCATCTATCAAAGCCAAGCCAATCTACAAGATAATCATCACGAGGGACTGCAGGCCTCTATCGCTCCGCTTGCGTGACGCCAACCCATCTGGAACGACGCGCCACTGTTGTTTTCGGAAGATTAGATCTGGCCACACTATCGATTTGCAAAAGTCGTCTATCAAAGCCAAACCAATCTACAAGATAATCATCACGAGGGACTGCGGGCCTCTATCGGTCCGCTTGCGTGACGCCAACCCATCTGGAACGACGCGCCACTGTTGTTTTCGGAAGATTAGATCTGGCCGCACTATCCATTTGCAAAAGTCGTCTGCCAAAGCCAAACCAATCTACAAGATAATCTTCACGAAGGACTGCACGCCTCTCTCGCTCAGCTTGCGTGACGCCAACCCATTTGGAACGACGTGCCATTGTTGTTTCAGAAGATTAGATATAACTGCACGATTCATTTGCAAAAGTCGTCTATCAAAGCCAAACCAATCTACAAGATAATCATCATGAGGGACTGCGCACCTCTGTCGCTCCGCTTGTGTGACGCCAACCCATCTGGAACGACGCACCACTGTTGTTTCGGAAGATTAGATCTGACTGCACGATCCATTTGCAAAAGTCGTCTATGAAAGCCAAACCAATCTACAGGATAATCATCACGAGGGACTGCACGCCTCTATCACCCCGCCTGCGTGACGCCAACCCACCTGGAACGACGCGCTGAAAGTCTGAGAGGTTCATGTCTATCCTGTTGCGCTCCAGAAGGATCGCTTACGCATAACCTTCCGTTTCGACTTTCCTGCATTATCTATCTACAAAGTTGCAACGGACGCCTCACACCGCTCGATTCGACCCCCTGTATTATCTATCCGCAAAGCTACAATGGCCGCCCCATCGCCGCCCTCTTTCACGCTCAATTAAACCAGCCCATAGTATGCGGCTTTGCCACGTGATTCACGCACACGTTTCCGTCGCAATTCGGTGGggataatataagaaaaaaatCGAGATAAGACCCCTTTAATCCACAAGAGGGGGCAGTTTATTTTCTGCAATAATTTTTTTTCCAAGAAAACCCATGGCAGCCCTGAATTTCTATTTTCTGTGTAGAGCGGGTGTGTGCGCGGAGTGGAATGACTGACCGGTGGGGGCAGTAACCCAATCCTCTGACCGGCTTGTCGCGCTCCGGCCGCTTCCACTTTAATGGCCCCGAGGCGACACCTGTCCCTCCCCCCACCTCGCCGCCGCGATCGCCTCCCGCAAAGCCGCACCAACTCCGCACCAGCACGCCCCCCGAtgctcccctccccccccccgcTCCGCCTATTCTAAACCAAAAATCTCGCCTTTCTGTAAACTAGATAGATTTCCCCTTGCTAATTCGGGTATTATACCGCCGGCTAATCACACTCTCCCGCCTGTCGCCCGCCCCCTTGTTTATAAGCCCAGCCCCCCCTCCCTTGCCTTCTTTGTCGGTCGCCTTTGTGGGATAGAGTCGCCGGAGGAATTTTTCGCTGCTGGTGAGAGAGATCTTGGGGGAATTTGGTGTGGGGGgtgtgtgaggaggaggagggatgGAGATGCCGGGAGGGAGCGGCGGGGCCGGCGCGCTGGCCAGGCAGGGGTCGATCTACTCGCTCACCTTCGACGAGTTCCAGAGCGCGCTCGGCGGCGCCGGCAAGGACTTCGGGTCCATGAACATGGACGAGCTGCTCCGCAACATCTGGACGGCCGAGGAGTCCAACGCCATCGCGGCCACCCTGACGCCGGCCACCACGGCCGCCCCGGCGTCCAATGTCGACGCCCTAccccagccgccgccgcagccgctgCAGCCGCAGCAGCAGGCCATCCTGCGCCAGGGCTCCATGACGCTGCCCCGCACGCTCAGCCAGATGACGGTGGACGAGGTCTGGCGCGACATCATGGGCTTCTGCGACGAGGAGCCGCCGGCGGCccccgcgccggcgccggcgcaggTGCAGGCTCAGGCGCAGGCGGAGGCCCAGGCGCAGCGGCAGCAGACCCTGGGGCGGATGACGCTGGAGGAGTTCCTGGTGCGCGCCGGCGTGGTGCGGGAGGACATGGGGGGCCAGACCGTCGTGGTGCCGGCGCGGGCGCAGGCTCTGTTCCCCCAGGGCAATGTGGTCGCGCCGACCATGCAGGTGGCGAACGCGGTGGTGCACGGAGTCGTCGGGCAGGGGCCTGGCGTGCCGATGACGGTGGCGGCGCCGACCACGCCCGGCGTGCTGAACGGGTTCGGGAAGATGGAGGGCGGGGATCTCTCGTCGCTGTCGCCGGTGCCGTATCCCTTCGACACCGTGACGAGGGCGAGGAAGGGGCCTACCGTCGAGAAGGTGGTCGAGAGGCGGCAGAGGCGCATGATCAAGAACCGGGAGTCCGCCGCCAGGTCCCGCCAGAGGAAGCAGGTGAAGCTCTCGTTCTTCAGCCTCAGTGGTGTACCTATCCATTCATCATACGCCTTTTGCTTAACTAATCTGAAATGTTATCTGAACCCGAACCCAGGTTCGCAGGGTGTCTATATTGGGTATGCCCCTCGGTCATGTTGTTGTACTTTATTCGTTGATGTGATCTGACACTTCAATTTTAGCTGTTAGATAATAGTTTATCCCTGAGTAGCCCCTGCAAATAGCAAGTTGGAGTTGTTAAACAGTGTGAAACCCAAGATGAGAAGAATCTATGCGGATCGTCATTCAAGTTGGCCCTCTCAGATTCAGGAAGATAGTGGATAACTTTGTTCATTCCGGAAATGAATTGTAAGCATTGCAGCATTGTGGGTCTTCTCATCTCTTCCATCTATCGCGATGGTAGGGAGGAGGATGAGAAGTGTAGTTACTCTATGGTGAATTTTGTCTCAGGCTAAGGAGGTGGCATAATATGCCTCTTTATGCAGCATTTCTAGCCTATAAAATTATATGTTGTGAGCACAACAAGCTATGTTTGATAGATCTGACCGATGGCAAATAGTTTCAGATGATTCCATTTATTGTTGTCATTTAACCATATCACAGTTTGTATACACTTAAGTTTGGACCTTCTGATGTATGGCAGGCTTATATAATGGAGTTGGAAGCCGAGGTAGCAAAACTGAAGGAGAACAATGAGGCATTGCAGAAAAAACAGGTCTACTTAAAATTGCTTTCATGACTATATGCACATTGTTTATTTACTAACCTTGCAATTCATGTAATCAGTTAGTAGTACTTAGTTGATTTCTTGACTCCAGACAGTTCTAATATTTCTTGCTGCAATTGACATATTTGTCTGGATGGTTGGTATCTATGCTTTTTTAGTTCTCCCCAAATGATGCTTATTGCTGTCATGAGTCGTGATTGTTGTCACGACCAGCTTTTTTTTTAATGTCTTGTCTTTCTGGTATATGTTTTGCACAGCATTGACTGACTTGACTATGACTTGATAATCGTTGGAGGCTGCATAAAAATAATCCTTGTAAATTTAAATATTCTCATGTTAAATCAATTTCGTAACATTGTTGTTTTGGCTACTATGCCTTGCAAAATTTGCTACTTCTACTCATCTTTGGTGCACTCTACTGTTGTTACTAGCAGATTGCTATCTGTTAATTATGAAATATGCATTCCACACTGTATCATATTTTGTGTGGTTAATAGAACTTGAGGCTCCCTATGTTTCACATGCATGTCTTGCGATATCTATATGTTGTTAGTTATCACATACTTAACATTTTAGTTATCACTTCTTTGATTTGAGAAAATGaatgaacatttttgtttaactTCAACATAAAGTTGTGGACTTTACAGTTTAGATCTGCTGGTTACATTAAGTTGTCATAGATTTTCCTTCTGAATTTCTGATTAATGCTTTAAAGAGCTATATTCACTTTTGTTATGCTTTTAATACACAGGTGGAAATGCTACAGAAGCAAAAGGATGAGGTAATACCATTTGCAGAAAATATTTTTTGTTACTAATATCCATTGCGTTTGGTCTGATTGTTGTGGAAGTAGTACCATGCTGTCTTGTTATTTACATCTCATTCTGATCACTAATGCTCTTCGTCTATTTGGATTTATCACTGCTGCAAACTACAGTTTTTGTTGGTTGAATTGCAAAGTAGCGCAAGATGGTTTTCCATAGGTTCATCTATCTAGCCTGTTAGCCTCATACATTGTTGATACTAAGGTGCAAGGTGCCCACAATGACAGCCGTATTA
This sequence is a window from Aegilops tauschii subsp. strangulata cultivar AL8/78 chromosome 7, Aet v6.0, whole genome shotgun sequence. Protein-coding genes within it:
- the LOC109782928 gene encoding bZIP transcription factor 46, encoding MEMPGGSGGAGALARQGSIYSLTFDEFQSALGGAGKDFGSMNMDELLRNIWTAEESNAIAATLTPATTAAPASNVDALPQPPPQPLQPQQQAILRQGSMTLPRTLSQMTVDEVWRDIMGFCDEEPPAAPAPAPAQVQAQAQAEAQAQRQQTLGRMTLEEFLVRAGVVREDMGGQTVVVPARAQALFPQGNVVAPTMQVANAVVHGVVGQGPGVPMTVAAPTTPGVLNGFGKMEGGDLSSLSPVPYPFDTVTRARKGPTVEKVVERRQRRMIKNRESAARSRQRKQAYIMELEAEVAKLKENNEALQKKQVEMLQKQKDEVIERIEKQLGPKAKRFCLRRTLTGPW